A single region of the Acipenser ruthenus chromosome 57, fAciRut3.2 maternal haplotype, whole genome shotgun sequence genome encodes:
- the LOC117967287 gene encoding E3 ubiquitin-protein ligase TRIM35-like → MASKAHTGIFCSLHEEKLKLFCVDDKEAVCVVCQTSKKHENHKLRPVQEAAQDYKGELKTALKPLQDKLEFFNKVKKECDKTAKHIKKQAQQTERQIKGEFEKLCQFLRDEEKARIAALRREVEQKGRIMKEKIEKLTREISSLSDTIRVIREEMKAEDIFFLQKYKDTQRRAECTLQDPQCVSGALIDVAEHLGSL, encoded by the exons ATGGCTTCTAAAGCACATACTGGAATATTCTGCAGTCTGCATGAGGAAAAACTGAAGCTGTTCTGTGTGGATGATAAAGAggctgtctgtgttgtgtgtcaaaCTTCAAAGAAACATGAGAATCACAAGCTCCGTCCTGTTCAGGAGGCTGCACAGGATTATAAG GGAGAACTCAAGACTGCGCTGAAGCCCTTGCAGGACAAGCTGGAATtctttaataaagttaaaaaagaGTGTGATAAAACAGCAAAGCACATCAAG AAACAAGCCCAGCAAACAGAGAGGCAGATAAAGGGGGAGTTTGAGAAACTTTGCCAGTTTCTACGAGATGAAGAAAAGGCCAGGATAGCTGCACTGAGGAGGGAAGTGGAACAAAAGGGAAGAATCATGAAAGAGAAGATTGAAAAACTTACCAGAGAAATCTCATCCCTTTCAGACACAATCAGAGTGATAAGAGAGGAGATGAAAGCTGAAGACATCTTCTTCCTGCAG aagtacaaagacacacagagaag AGCCGAGTGCACACTGCAGGATCCACAGTGTGTTTCAGGAGCACTGATAGATGTAGCCGAGCACCTGGGCTCTCTGTAG
- the LOC117407723 gene encoding zinc-binding protein A33-like has protein sequence MASKAHTGIFCSLHDEKLKLFCVDDKEAVCVVCQTSEKHEKHKLRPVQEAAQDYKGELKTALKPLQDKLGSFNKVKNECDKTAKHIKKQAQQTERQIKEEFQKHQFLRDEEKARIAALRREEEQKGRIMKEKIEKLTREISSLSDTIRVIEEEMKAEDIIFLQKYKDTQRRAECTLQDPQCVSGALIDVAEHLGSLKYKVLEKMLGIVQYTPVTLDPNTAHPALILSEDLTSVRLSDEKQQLPDNPERFDPYACVLGSEGFTSGKHCWDVELGSSTYWYLGVTKESSQRNAIYPWNPEAGYWVISLEDGDQYWGWTSPPTRLTVEKKPQKIRVQLDCDGGEVAFFDSSDMRKPLYTFKHRFTERMFPCFWTLCSAPLSVCPVKTVIKVD, from the exons ATGGCTTCTAAAGCACATACTGGAATATTCTGCAGTCTGCATGATGAGAAACTGAAGCTGTTCTGTGTGGATGATAAAGAggctgtctgtgttgtgtgtcaaaCTTCAGAGAAACATGAGAAGCACAAGCTCCGTCCTGTTCAGGAGGCTGCACAGGATTATAAG GGAGAACTCAAGACTGCGCTGAAGCCCTTGCAGGACAAGCTGGGATcctttaataaagttaaaaacgAGTGTGATAAAACAGCAAAGCACATCAAG AAACAAGCCCAGCAAACAGAGAGGCAGATAAAGGAGGAGTTTCAAAAACACCAGTTTCTACGAGATGAAGAAAAGGCCAGGATAGCTGCACTAAGGAGGGAAGAGGAACAAAAGGGAAGAATCATGAAAGAGAAGATTGAAAAACTTACAAGAGAAATCTCATCCCTTTCAGACACAATCAGAGTgatagaagaggagatgaaaGCTGAAGACATCATCTTCCTGCAG aagtacaaagacacacagagaag AGCCGAGTGCACACTGCAGGATCCACAGTGTGTTTCAGGAGCGCTGATAGATGTAGCCGAGCACCTGGGATCTCTGAAGTACAAAGTGTTGGAGAAGATGCTGGGGATTGTTCAATACA CTCCAGTGACTCTGGATCCCAACACAGCACACCCTGCCCTGATACTGTCTGAGGATCTAACAAGTGTGAGACTCAGTGATGAGAAACAGCAGCTTCCTGACAACCCAGAGCGGTTTGATCCCTATGCTTGTGTGCTGGGCTCTGAGGGGTTCACTTCAGGGAAACACTGCTGGGACGTGGAACTGGGAAGCAGTACTTACTGGTATCTTGGTGTGACTAAAGAGTCCAGCCAGAGGAATGCGATATACCCCTGGAACCCAGAAGCGGGATACTGGGTTATATCCCTGGAGGATGGGGATCAGTACTGGGGATGGACCTCACCACCGACACGACTCACTGTGGAGAAGAAACCCCAGAAGATCAGAGTTCAGCTGGACTGTGACGGGGGGGAGGTGGCATTCTTTGACTCCAGTGATATGAGAAAACCTctctacacttttaaacacagatttactgaGAGAATGTTTCCATGTTTCTGGACTCTCTGTTCTGCTCCTCTCAGTGTGTGCCCTGTGAAGACAGTTATAAAAGTGGACTAG